AGGCCTGCTCTTTAAACCTGCACTGAAAATAGGCTCATGACCACTCCTTCCCCTGGAATTACACCGATAAGACAAATGTTATCCATCCACAAGTGTGTCCAATGTCTCTTCTTTTTGGTACCTTGCAAACAGTAAAAGCTTtatctttctgctccctcctaTGTCATGGATCAGTGCATCTTTATGCTGATCCCTGATGACTGTCAGTTTAATGCCCTGTCTGTACCAGAGAGTGGCTGGGGCTTGGTTCCCTATGCCCGATCCCtgcaccacctgggtgacaaggaTCATGGTTTCTTGAAGGCTTCTCTCCGTAGTGCCTTCTCTTTCATTCTAAATGCCTATTCTCTCTTGTCCATCAAGGCCGTAACAGAAACCAGGAGTTCCTTGGATCTGTTCCCCAAATCCCAGCTGGTTCTTCTGCATCTAGTACCCAGTCACTAACCCTGTTTAACCACTGTCCCAAACAGGATATCAGGGTCCTATacctgacttaatctgcagcatccagcaaggacaagtggagctctgggtctCTGATGAGGACGGTCGGGAAATCTCAAGGTCCGAGAACCTGCTatcaggtgagttgtggctgtcccgtCCACCCGACTCTGCTGTAAGTAACGCtcctgccaagcgtgctggggggACCTGGAAAGTGCAgacctgctctgtgctgccatgcagGGTGCTGACATCGAATACTGTACGTTATGCTGTAACGTGTCTAGACATGTGTTGTTCCCAGTTGCTGAAATTCAAGGATGTGGAGACAAGGAACTGTTCCCTTCTCCCTCTAATGACAGATGTCAGAGGACAATCAGGTTTGCTGTCTTGATTTATTGGCCCAGATCTGGTTTCCCTGGGATACCGTGTTCTTCTATTTCCATCTTCACTCAGCAATGTAAGAGTTCATTCCCCAGCCCAAGGTAGCCATATCTCTGTAACAGGCTCTCCCAGGGCATGATAGGATTTGTAGTCCCCCATGGGAACCGGCATGTTATGCAGAGGCTCTGTGTAGCTGTTACTGTAGAACAAGAAAGAAGCTGATGCTTGCCCTGGCTTCCCCTGGTCAGGTTGACCTGGAACCCAGGAAGTGTTTCAtcatggtctcaggctgcattaaAGGGCTCCATGGCAtgggtgggattcagaagctTTCGTGTTGCGGATGGAAGTGAATCCCCATCGCTTGCACCAGAATTGCCCCCTTTCTGTTTCCTCTGTGGGGCCTTGAGTGTTACAAAGCTGAGATTCAGCAGAGTCCAGGTTTAGGTTTATGCCAAGgccttaaaccaggggtgggcaaaatgcggcatgcgggccagatgcagcctgccaggccattctatatggcctgcagggcccctaaaacatttagaagattaatatttatctgtcgatggctgcctgtcatgtggccctcgatggcttgccaaaactcagtaagtggccctccacccaaaataattgcctgcccctggctttaACGCAGTGCAGACTCCTGTGACATAGAGGCCACTTGGGACCCATCAGCAGAGCGAAACCTCCATAGACTCATTCCCTGTGCCAGACCTGGCCCTAGAAACAagcaggaagcacagccctgctcctttcagAAGAGAGTGCTGCAGCTCTATGAATTCCCATCATACTCAGCCCAGTAGAGCATGAAACTATTCAGGTACTGTCCTAACAGCTAGCTGTGGCTactaaagcgagcaaaacgctggcttgcatccatagatccttctcaggcaaatcccaggacatcattctcccattgtactcggccttggtaaggccgcagctggagcactgcgtccagttttgggctccacaattaaaaaaggacgtggagaagcttgagagtccagagaagagccacgcgcatgatcagaggtcaggaaaacagactttacgatgagaggctgagagctatgggactcttcagcctggaaaagcacaggctcaggggtgatctgatggccacctataagtttacagCGGGTGTTAACCAatatctgggggaatgcctgttcaccagagcacctcaagggatgacaaggtcaaatggttataaactcctgcaagaccatttcaagctggacataacgaagaacttctttactgtctgagccccaaggtctggagtagcctgccaccagaggtggttcaaacacctcctttgaatgccttcaagagaaacctggatgtttttcttgctgggatcctatgaccccagctgatttcctgcccctggggcagggagctggactctgatcttccgaggtccttccagccctaatgtctatgaaataacaCACATGTCTGACATATGCTTctcccagcagggccgggggtgaTGGCTGCTGACAGCTGCACTAAAAACTCTGAGAGTCCAGCTCAGAACTCCAGTGACAAGGGAACATTATCCCAACACAGGGACCTGTCCCTCTCTcactcccagcacttggggttttCACAGAAAGACCTTGTTTTCTTGAGAAATCCAAGTGCCAaggtccaggcctgctctgaGGCCTAGCTCAGTATTTGCTCTTTGCCAACAGGCTGGGCACTAATCTGGTATTTCTCTTACCCATGCAGGAGGtacctggctgctgagcagaatTAAGGAGCAGCCTCCTGCGGAAGGGCCTGCCAGCCTAGAGCCAGCACGGACTTCCCTAGGGAGTTTAGGCAAGATGGTCTCCCTGAGACCTGAGAAGGAGCCATGGCACAAGAGTCAGGGGAGGCCCCGAAAGCAGAAGGAGAACAGAGCGATGAACCAGGTACCATCTCCAGTTGAGCATGAGAGTGGAGAATGGATGGAGcccagacagagccctgggggcagggaacactTTGTGGAGCTGAGAGACCTAAAGAGCCTCTGGGAAGATGcactgcatcccagccaaggcattggGAAAGGCCTTGGAGGAAAGCAGGAGCTCACTGCCAAGCACAAaggcagagcccacccctgcctgaagGTCAGGAAAACCTTTAAGGGCCCATCATTCCTGGCTCTTCATAAGATAAGGTAGACTGGGCAGAAGCCCCACATATGCACCAAAtatgggaagagcttcacctgcctctcCACCCTGGCTGTTCACTCTCAGACCCATTCTGGAGAATTCGGCTTCTCTTTCACTAAATGGGCTTAAAGCTTTGTACGCCCCACAGACCTGGTCAAGTACTTACACGTGTGGAGGGAGAAGCATCAGTACCGCTGTGTGAAGTGTAGCGAGGccttcacccatttcttctccctgtctCAGCACCGGTAcatccacctggggaggaagacacaCCGCTGCACTGAGTGCAAGAGCTTCATCTGCCGGCAaaacctgtcccagcaccagtgtatACAGATGGGGGAGCAGCCACACCATGGCACCAAGCATGTGAAGAGGTTCAGGTATTCCTCCAACCTCGTCAGGCACTGGTACctgcacacaagggagaagccacatcagtgctcagagtgtgggaagagcttcactcactcctACAGGCTGGCTGatcaccagcgcatccacacaggggagaagccatatcagtgctcagagtgtgggaagagcttcacttattCCTCTGGGCTGGCTCAGCACAAGCATATCCACAaaggggagaaaccacatcagtgctcggagtgtgagAAGAGCTTCACTTACTACTCCAGGCTGGCtgagcaccagcgtatccacacaggggagaagccatatcaatgttcggagtgtgggaagagcttcactcggtCCTCCAAGCTGGCctggcaccagcgcatccacacaggggagaagccacatcaatgctcggagtgtgggaagagcttcacttactccTCCACGttgtcccagcaccagctcatccacacaggggagaagccacatcgatgctcagagtgtgggaagagcttcacctggtcctccagcctggcccggcaccagcttgtccacacagaagagaagccacatcagtgctcagagtgtgggaagtgcttcactgtctcctccagcctggctcagcaccaacGTATCCACACAGGGAAGAAGACAAATCAATGCttgcagtgtgggaagagcttcaaccaGTCCACCGACCTGGCCAAACATCGTCTTATCCACATGGTGggaaagccacatcagtgctttgagtgtgggaagagcttcactcagtcctaCAGGTTGGCTGAGCACcaacgtatccacacaggggagaagccacatcagtgttcagactgtgggaagagcttcacccgatcctccagcctggctcggcaccagcgtatccacacaggggagaagctacatcGGTGCTTAGAGTGTAGGAAGAGCTTCACCTTGTCCTCCGACCTGGCCAAACACCAACTCATTCACATGGtggaaaagccacatcagtgcttggagtgtgggaagagcttcacttactccTCCAGGCTGgctgagcaccagcgcatccacacaggagagaagccatatcagtgctcagagtgtgggaagaactTCACCTATTCCTCCGGGCTGGCTCAGCACAAGCATATCCACAaaggggagaaaccacatcagtgctcagagtgtgagAAGAGCTTCACTTACTACTCCAGGCTGGCTGAGCACCAgcgtgtccacacaggggagaagccatatcaatgCTCAGAGTGTGATAAGAGCTTTGCTCGGTCCTCCAAGCTGGTCTGGCACCAGcgcgtccacacaggggagaagccacatcaatgctcggagtgtgggaagagcttcacttactcATCCACGttgtcccagcaccagctcatccacacaggggagaagccacatcgatGCTTAGAGTGTGGGAGGAGCTTCACTTGGTCCTCCAGCCTGGTCAGGCACCAACTCATCCACAAagaagagaagccacatcagtgctccaggtgtgggaagtgcttcactctctcctccagcctggctgagcaccagcatatccacacaggggagaagccatatcgaTGCAcggagtgcgggaagagcttcactcggtCCTCCAAGCTAACttggcaccagcgcatccacacaggggagaagccacattgATGCttgcagtgtgggaagagcttcaaccaGTCATCCAACCTGGCCAAACATCAACTCATCCTCATGATGGAAAAGCCatatcagtgcttggagtgtgggatgAGCTTCACTCAGTCCTACAGGCTGGCTCAGTTccagcatatccacacaggggagaagccacatccaTGCTCAAAGTGTGGGAAGTTCTTCCTCCACTCCTCCGAACTGGCCTTGCACCAATGCATGCCTATCTATGTGTGTCCATAATTCTGCCAGCAATACAGGAAGGATTTGGGGGTGTATACCTGCTCAGCACCTACCTGTGTCTGCATACAGGAAAGCAGTCTGGTGCAGTGCAGCAACAATTGACCTTTCATTCAGCCTTTCTAGGGCAATGCAGAGCCCAGACAACACAGAGGCTGACCTCCCAGATTTGTTGAGGAGATGGAGTTAAATGGGAGCACCGCAGGCAGAGGGCAGTCCTGATACTGGGGAAACATGTGAGGAGTTGATCTTCAAatcagccttggagcctgtgccaTCCCCATTGTTCTCTAAAAGTAGTCAGTGCTCCCAGGGGAAGAAGAATTGCCTTCAAAATAGCATGCTCTTCCCAACTGGATCCAAATGACATTGGGTGACTTTCTTTGGCCAAATCCCAGCTTTGTCCTCCCTCTTGGTCCCAGGGTTTGGTATGTTAGGCTCTTGAGTTGCAGGAAGGAGGACACTGATGTCTGGGGAAGCATTCCTTGCTCCTAAGCAACCCTGACCTTGCCATTTCTTCCCACCgcatcacccctctcccaggcctGCATATTCCCATCGGAGTCTGCAAGaagctgcttctgccaccccgTGAACCCGCTTTGGTGGATTTTGCTGCTCAGCCCTTCGTCAGAGCTTtgtgctgccagctgccccctcctctccttcagacttagaaaattaggggtggaagggacctccggaagtcatctagtccaactgcctgctccaagcgggaccatccccaactagattatcccagccaaggatggagattgtatAACCTCTCTCTGagttacctgttccagtgttttaatacccTCATAGTGTAACACATTCTTCCTAACAtttaagctaaacttcccttcctgcaagttgagaccattgctctttgttctatcATCCAGctccactgagaacaatctagtgCTATCCTCtgttgaaccccccttcaggtacttgatgGCAGCTATTATGTcctctctcagtctccttttctccagactaaatgagctCAGTTCCTTCAGGctgtcctcacaagtcatgtcccccaggacCCTcaatatttttgttgccctgtgctggactctccagtttgtccacatcctttctgcagtgatgggcccaaaactgaactcagtactccagatgtggcctcaccagtgctgaatggaggggaataaaTGACCTACTGTCAACACAgccaccagtgcagcccaggatgctgttagccttcttggcaacaagggcacacagcgggctcatattcagcttcttgtcccctgtcaccccccaggtccttttctgtagagctgctgcccagccagtccctcccagcctgcaccggtgcatgggattcttccatcctaaatgcaggactctgtccttgtccttgttgaacctcatgagatttctttcagcccaatcctccagtttttcGAGGTCACTCTCACTCTGAATCCACGCCCTACCAGCATATCAACTACTCCCCCATCTTGGTGACTGATTCCTTGTTACTGAAGCCCCACAACTTAACGTGATATCCTTGTGGTTGGTCTCTCTGTCCTCTCCAGACCTGTGAATTGGGAGCAGATCAGGGCAGATCTCTTATTTCCTAGCTCCTTCCCTTTCCATAAATTCACCTCAATTCCGGGGTTGTTGCTCACcctcaggagcaggagctggtcaCCCTTGAGGCATTACACCCATGTCCTATGCAACAAGGACCCTGCCCTTTTGAATGAACTTCTGGCTAGAAGGAAATACGGTCTAATTTCTGGGTTAAATGCAATAGTAGGGGTAAAGGAGGTGCAGCCTGTGACAAGTTCTGCCTCTTCTGTGGAAGGGTAGGGAAAGAAGGAAGGCACCCATCGTGTGGATGAAATGCAGCACATTGTAATTTCCCATTGGGAATACTGAGGCTTCACTGCTAGTGCCAAAGCCATTTGGCTCCATTAGTGCCTGTAGGGGCTACTCCATGGGGTTAATAATAACCCATCCTAGAGCATACTCATTCATCTCTCTAATTGTCGTTTCTGCTGATAGCCCCCAGTGTATAAAACTTGTCCCCTCCCTGTTTCCCTATATTACAGTTTTGAAGGAAATAAACTTTTGACTTAGGAATGAACCTGAGTTGTTCGGCAGCAGAGCTGGTTTGTCTTGTTGGAGGTGGCCacaaggaggggagggaatgggaaTTGGTTCAACACATTACCCAGGCCCATAGCTACAAAACTTGCAGCCTGGTTATAGGCAGGGGCAGACATTCAAGCCTCTGCCCCTGTGTGCAGGACAGACATTTGGGCACCCAGAACCACGTGCAGGCCTCCATCCTGGACCTCACCTGACTCCTGATGGGACAGGGACTCTTCTCTTGTCCCGAGGCCCCAGGGTTTCAATCTCTCCTGACTCCTCCAGGCACCTGTCTTTATAACGGGCCCATCCCCCAAGAACATTGGGATGGGGAGAGCAGCACCCATGATCAGGGTGAAACGATTTCCACTGGAGCGTCCcatcttcctcctgccccaccagGAATCCCTCAGCCAGGGTCGCCGCAGGAGCTGGCCCAACATCAGGAgatgcaggggcaggaggtgaaTCAAGCCGCGAAGCATCTGTGAACCATCCTGCCCTGGcagatgcagagctgggagtgggggtacGGTGTGGAGACCTGCACTGAGGCCATGTCCCTGGCTGGGGGGTTGCAGCCGGGGCAGGAGGAAGATTGAAAAACTCCAGGTGAGAGTGTGCCCATCTCCATGATCTTGGGCAGcgttccctcccagccctctctctcccagatcctgatgcctCTGGCATCTTATTCCTCAATCACAATGAGTATGCATGTCAAGGAGGTGTCCTCAGACAAGGTGCAGCCCATGGGGGCATTGCAGGAACCTGCTGATTCCTGGGCAGAACAGACAAAGACCCAttgtgcaggcaggtctctgcAGGAGTCAGGAGAGATGGAAATCTGGGGGCCTTGGGACAAGCCTCCTCACATCCCCATAgtggagcccctgccccaccgaGAATCAGATGAGTTACAGGATAGACacctggatgtgtgtgtgggtgcgtgAGTGGCTGTCCTGCATGCAGATCAAGGGGCTCTAatgtctgcccctgcccaggacagggctacaATATTGAACCACATATCTGGGCTGGGACAGAGGTCTGATCCATGTGAGATGGGTTGCTCCCAGCAACACGCTCagtagtttattgcttcacatttattacgcgtgtagatgtgccttgtTTGTCTGGCTTTAAAGGGGTGAAATAACAAGTGTGAAGGTAAAACAGCCCAGTCCAACGGGGCCAGAACTTTCCCCGAGTCACAGCTGTGTCAAGAAGTCCTCTGAAGTGGGCTGGGAGAGGCACACACCATATGTGGGTGCTACAATACTCCTAGCGAATGCCCATCGCAGGTGCATGGCACTGAGGCAGAGGGCACTGGTATAGGGAGCGCAGGGCACCAGGTAATGTTCAGAGGTGGCTCATAGcctcatagtttgtagggtcggaagggatctgagcagatcatcaagtccaacctgccgtggcaggaaagagtactggggtcaaacgaccccagcgaggtgttcatccagcctcctcttaaagacccccagggtaggagccagcaccacttctcttggaagttggttccagatcctagctgccctgacagtgaagtagcgcttcctgatgtctagtctgaatctaccctctgccagcttgtgaccattatttctagtcactcctgatagtgctcgggggagcagggactcccccaatgcctgctggtcccctctgactagtttgtaacaggccactagatccccctcagccttctcttgtggaggctgaacaggttcaggtgccgtagcctctcctcatagggcctgccctgctgccccctgatcatgcaagtggccctcctctggccacatccctcctgaagtgcggcgcccaggactggacgcagtactccaagtgtggcctgaccagtgccgcacagagggggaggatcacctccttgggcctgctcgagatgcatctgtggatgtatgacaaggtgcggttggccttcctgaccgcttccccacactgttggcccatgttcattttggcatcaataatgaccccaagatccttttctgcctctgcgctgacgagaagggagttccccagcctgtaggtctgctgctggttcctcctccccaggtgcagcacctgcacttgtcagtgttgaaacccatcgtgttctcatctgcccacccctgcaacctgtccaggtccgattgcagcctattcctcccttctagcgtgcccacttccccccacatcttagtgtcatccatgaatttgaacagggtgctttttaccccctcatccaagtcactgatgaagatgtc
This sequence is a window from Alligator mississippiensis isolate rAllMis1 chromosome 15, rAllMis1, whole genome shotgun sequence. Protein-coding genes within it:
- the LOC102568511 gene encoding LOW QUALITY PROTEIN: zinc finger protein 11 (The sequence of the model RefSeq protein was modified relative to this genomic sequence to represent the inferred CDS: substituted 1 base at 1 genomic stop codon) encodes the protein MARPAEERARREAAGPGGEPRRVPGEDAPCPREPGAGTLSRAEQQLPEEGPGNLELQRTSPGRPEERSSLTPEPGQVQSGQGRPPKQEESSELQEVFEDVAVYFTQREWELLDDDDKVLYRDQMLKNFQALVSLGYQGPIPDLICSIQQGQVELWVSDEDGREISRSENLLSGGTWLLSRIKEQPPAEGPASLEPARTSLGSLGKMVSLRPEKEPWHKSQGRPRKQKENRAMNQHRYIHLGRKTHRCTECKSFICRQNLSQHQCIQMGEQPHHGTKHVKRFRYSSNLVRHWYLHTREKPHQCSECGKSFTHSYRLADHQRIHTGEKPYQCSECGKSFTYSSGLAQHKHIHKGEKPHQCSECEKSFTYYSRLAEHQRIHTGEKPYQCSECGKSFTRSSKLAWHQRIHTGEKPHQCSECGKSFTYSSTLSQHQLIHTGEKPHRCSECGKSFTWSSSLARHQLVHTEEKPHQCSECGKCFTVSSSLAQHQRIHTGKKTNQCLQCGKSFNQSTDLAKHRLIHMVGKPHQCFECGKSFTQSYRLAEHQRIHTGEKPHQCSDCGKSFTRSSSLARHQRIHTGEKLHRCLECRKSFTLSSDLAKHQLIHMVEKPHQCLECGKSFTYSSRLAEHQRIHTGEKPYQCSECGKNFTYSSGLAQHKHIHKGEKPHQCSECEKSFTYYSRLAEHQRVHTGEKPYQCSECDKSFARSSKLVWHQRVHTGEKPHQCSECGKSFTYSSTLSQHQLIHTGEKPHRCLECGRSFTWSSSLVRHQLIHKEEKPHQCSRCGKCFTLSSSLAEHQHIHTGEKPYRCTECGKSFTRSSKLTWHQRIHTGEKPHKCSKCGKSFTHSSRLAEHQRIHTGEKPHRCLECGKSFNHSSSLARHQRIHTGEKPHRCLDCGKNFNHSSSLARHQRIHTGEKPHQCSECGKSFTQSSSLARHQRIHPGWNPYQCSKCGRSFTYSSTLAQHQLIHTGEKSHRCSVCGKSFPWSSSLARHQLVHTEQKPYQCSECGKSFTRSSSLAQHQHIHTGEKPYTCSKCGKSFIHSSSLAQHQRIHTREKLNQCSECGKSFTCFSSLTQHQRIHTGEKPHQCTECGKSFAQSSSLAQHHRSIHTREKPHQCLECGKTFTQASRLAEHQRIHTGEKPYQCSECGKSFSRSFRLAQHQRIHTGEKPYRCSECGKSFTHSSSLAEHQHIHTGDKPYQCTECGKSFTQSSILTRHQRVHTGEKPHQCAECGKSFTQSSNLTRHQRVHSGEKLHXCSQCGKCFLHSFKLALHQCMPVQVCP